TTCGACAGCGACTTCCGCGGGCTGGTCCGCGAGACCGAGCGGGTGCTGCGGTTCTGGATGGCCAAGGGCGTACGGATCTTCCGGGTGGACAACCCGCACACCAAGCCGGTGGCCTTCTGGGAGAAGGTGCTCGGCGACATCAACCGCACCGACCCCGACGTGCTCTTCCTCGCCGAGGCGTTCACCCGCCCGGCCATGCTGCACACCCTCGCCCAGATCGGCTTCCAGCAGTCGTACACGTACTTCACCTGGCGCAACACCAAGCAGGAACTGACCGACTACCTCACCGAGCTGTCCGGCGAGTCGGCCTCCTACCTGCGGCCCAACTTCTTCGTGAACACCCCGGACATCCTGCACGCCTACCTCCAGGAGGGCGGCCGGCCCGCCTTCGAGATCCGGGCCGTGCTGGCCGCCACCCTCGCCCCCACCTGGGGCGTCTACGCCGGATACGAGCTCTGCGAGTCGGCGCCGCTGCGCCCCGGCAGCGAGGAGTACCTCGACTCGGAGAAGTACCAACTCAGGCCGCGCGACTGGGATGCGGCGGCGAAGGAGGGGCGCACCCTCGCCCCCCTGATCACCACCCTCAACCGCATCCGGCGCCGGCACCCTGCCCTGCAGCAGCTGCGCAACCTGCATTTCCACCCGGTCGACAACGACGCCGTGCTCGCCTTCTCCAAGCGGGCGGGACACGGCGAGGGGGCCGACACGGTGCTCACGGTGGTCAACCTCGACCCGCACCACACCCACGAGGCGACGGTGTCGTTGGACATGCCGGAACTCGGCCTGGGCCGGCACGAGTCCTTCCCGGTGCGCGACGAGCTCACCGGCGATACCTACCACTGGGGCAGGGACAACTATGTGCGCCTGGAGCCGGGCAGCTCCCTCGCGCCCGCCCATGTGCTGTCGCTGCGACCGTCCTCACCGATCGGAGGGTCACCCAATTGATCGTCAATGAGCCTGTCCCCGACACGTTCGAGGACACCCCGGCGAAGGACCGCGATCCCGACTGGTTCAAACGGGCCGTCTTCTACGAAGTCCTGGTGCGGTCGTTCCAGGACAGCAACGGCGACGGCATCGGGGACCTCAAGGGCATCACGGCCAAGCTCGACTATCTGCAGTGGCTGGGGGTGGACTGTCTCTGGCTTCCGCCGTTCTTCAAATCGCCGCTGCGCGACGGCGGTTACGACGTGGCCGACTACACCGCGGTGCTCCCCGAGTTCGGCGATCTGGCGGACTTCGTGGAGTTCGTGGACGCCGCGCACCACCGCGGCATGCGGGTCATCATCGACATGGTGATGAACCACACCAGCGACCAGCACCCGTGGTTCCAGGAGTCGCGCACCGATCCCGAAGGGCCCTACGGCGACTACTACGTCTGGGCGGACGACGACAAGCAGTACGCCGACGCCCGGATCATCTTCGTCGACACCGAGGCGTCCAACTGGACCTTCGACCCGGTCCGCAAGCAGTACTACTGGCACCGCTTCTTCTCCCACCAGCCGGACCTCAACTACGAGAACCCGGCGGTCCAGGAGGAGATGATCTCCGCCCTGCGGTTCTGGCTCGACCTCGGCATCGACGGCTTCCGGCTGGACGCGGTGCCGTACCTCTACGCCGAGGAGGGCACCAACTGCGAGAACCTGCCCGCCTCGCACGCCTTCCTCAAGCGGGTCCGCGAGGAGGTCGACAAGCACTACCCGGACACCGTCCTGCTGGCCGAGGCCAACCAGTGGCCGGAGGACGTCGTCGACTACTTCGGCGACTACGCGGTCGGCGGCGACGAGTGCCACATGGCGTTCCACTTCCCGGTCATGCCGCGCATCTTCATGGCGGTGCGCCGCGAGTCCCGCTACCCCGTCTCGGAGATCCTCGCCAAGACCCCGGCGATCCCCTCCGGCTGCCAGTGGGGCATCTTCCTGCGCAACCACGACGAGCTGACCCTCGAAATGGTCACGGACGAAGAGCGGGACTATATGTACGCCGAGTACGCCAAGGACCCGCGGATGCGCGCCAACATCGGCATCCGCCGCCGGCTGGCCCCGCTGCTCGACAACGACCGCAACCAGATCGAGCTGTTCACGGCCCTGCTGCTGTCGCTGCCCGGCTCGCCGATCCTCTACTACGGCGACGAGATCGGCATGGGCGACAACATCTGGCTCGGCGACCGGGACGCGGTGCGCACCCCGATGCAGTGGACGCCGGACCGCAACGCCGGATTCTCCTCCTGCGACCCGGGGCGGCTCTTCCTGCCGACCATCATGGACCCGGTCTACGGCTACCAGGTCACCAACGTCGAGGCCGCGATGAGCTCGCCCTCGTCGCTGCTGCACTGGACCCGCCGCATGATCGAGATCCGCAAGCAGAACCCGGCCTTCGGCCTCGGCAGCTACACCGAGCTGTCGTCCACCAACCCGGCGGTGCTGGCCTTCCTGCGGGAGGCACCGGGCACCGACGGCGCGGACGACGACCTGGTGCTGTGCGTGCACAACTTCTCGCGGTTCGCCCAGCCGACGGAGCTGGACCTCCGGTCGTTCAGCGGCCGCCATCCGGTGGAACTCATCGGCGGCGTGCGCTTCCCGGCCATCGGGGAACTTCCGTACCTGCTGACCCTCGCGGGACACGGGTTCTACTGGTTCCGGCTGCGCAGGAACCCGGCGCCGACCGGCGGGAACACCGCGGGGAGACCCGCCTGACGCCGGTGCCCTGACCGGGCACGGGCGACCGGCACACCGCCCGTACGCGGCCCCGTGGCGCGTACGGGCGTTTTTTGACCTTTCGCTCGGGCAGCCTCCCTAGTACCGCACGGGCCGGGTGAGCCATCGTCGGTCCCCCGGCTCCGGAGAGGACCGCCACGCGGCGGAAGCGCACGCCGCGGACACCCCCGGTGCCATGCCCTTCGGGGGGACCCGCACCGCCTCCGTACGGGGGTACCGCCACCGCGCCACCGCACAGTGAAGGCCGCATTCCGGGACACTTTGCCCTACCTGTCGTGTGCCCGGGGAAAGGACGCGACGCCATGTCGGACACCGCCCCGACCCGTGCCACCCGCAACAGCCCTGACCGCCGACCGCTCGTCACCGCACCCGATCTGCTGTCCTCGCTGGTGCCCCTGCTCGCCGAATGGGTGCCACGCCAGCGCTGGTTCGCCGGCAAGGGCCGGCTGCTCACCGGCTTCACGCTGCTCTCGGCCACCGAGCTGCTGCCGTGCACCGGCGACGGCACCGCTCCGGGACTGCTCCAGTTGCTCGTACGGGCGCAGCAGAGCGCCCCGCCCAGCCGCACCCCGGCCGGCGGGGACTGCTACCAGCTCCTGCTGGGGGTGCATCCGGCCCCGGCACCGCAGCTGGCACCGGCGGTGATCGGCCGTCCGGGCGGCGGTCCGCTGCGCGGCCGTACGGTCTACGACGCGCTGCTGGACAACCGGCTGTGCGGGCTGCTGCTGGAACGGCTGCGGGTACCGGGGCGGCTCGGGGGCCTGCGCTTCTGCCGCGAGGCGGACGTGGACATCCCCTCCGGGCTGCCGGCCCGGCCGATCGCCGTCGAGCAGTCCAACTCCTCGATCGTCTACGGGGATTCGTTCATCCTGAAGGTCTTCCGGCGGATCGAACCGGGCGTCAACCCGGATCTGGAGCTGCCGCGGGCCCTGGCGGACGCCAAGTGCGCGCGGGTGCCGGCGCCCGCCGCGTGGTTCGAGTCGGCGACCGCCGACGAGAGCGGTGAGGCGACCACGCTGGGCGTGCTCCAGCCGTTCCTGGCGGGCTCGGCGGACGGCTGGCAGCTGGCGCTCAACGCGCTGGCGGTGCGCGCCGACTTCACCGGCTCGGCGCGCGCCCTCGGGCACGCCACCGCCGAGGTGCACACCGCGCTCGCCCAGACGCTGCCGACCACCGAGCTGCGCCGCCCGCAGCTGGACGTGATCGCCGCGCAGATGCACCAGCGGCTGGAGGCCACCGCCCGTGCGGTGCCCGTCCTCCAGCCCTACCGGGCGCGGCTGCGCACCGCCTTCGACGAGCTGGCCGCGGTGGGCCACGACGGCCGCAGCTGGGCCGCCCAGCGCATCCACGGTGATCTGCACCTGGGGCAGACCCTGCGCACCGCCGACGAGGGACGCTGGTCGCTGATCGACTTCGAGGGCGAACCGGCCCGCCCGCTGGCCGAGCGGCGACGGCCGCAGCCGGCGGTGCGGGACGTCGCGGCGATGCTGCGCTCCTTCGACTACGCCGCGCGCAGCGGGCCGGCCGGCGGGGACCCCTGGGCGCTGGAGTGGGCGCGGCGCACCCGCGACGCCTACTGCCTGGGATACGCCGAGGCCGGCGGGCTCGACCCGCGCTCCGCGCCCGAACTGATGCGCGCCTACGAGACCGACAAGGCCGTCTACGAGGTGCTCTACGAGGCCCGGCACCGGCCCGACTGGCTGGCCGTCCCGATGGCCGCCATCCGCCGGCTGGCGGCGGGCGGGGTACCGGCCGTGGGCGTGGACGGCTCCGGCCCGGCGCGCTCCCCCGGCTCCGACGGCCGGGGGTGAGCGGACCGGACGAGCCGCCGCAGCACCGCCACCGACCGACCGCCGCAGAGGACGCCGCCCCGAGGAGGCCCCGCCGTGACCGCCCGCCCCCCTTCCCGCCTCTCCCCTTCCGAGACCGCGCCACCCGCCTCCACCGGGCTGCCCCCCGCCGGCCGGGAGGCCGCCGCCACGACCCCGGGGTCCGGCGGCCGTGGGGTGCGCGCCGCCGCCCCGCTGTCCGACGAGGACCGCGGCCGGCTGCTCGGCGGTGCGCACCACGACCCGCACGGGCTGCTCGGCGCGCACCCCGTGCGCGGCGGGCTGCTGATCCGGGTGCTGCGGCCGCACGCCCGGAGCGTGACCGTCGTCGGCAAGGGCCTGCGCGCCGGACTGGTGCCGGAGGGTGACGGGCTGTTCGCCGGGGTGCTGCCGCTGCGCACCGTCCCGGAGTACGAGCTGCTGGTCGACTACGGCGACGGCCCGGTGACCGTACGCGACCCCTACCGCTTCCTGCCCGCGCTCGGCGAGCTGGACCTGCACCTGTTCGCCGAGGGGCGGCACGAGCAGCTGTGGCAGGCGCTCGGCGCCCGGACGATGGAGCACCAGGGCGTGACCGGCACCCGCTTCACGGTGTGGGCGCCCAACGCGCGGGGTGTCCGGGTGGTCGGCGACTTCAACTACTGGGACGGCACCGCGCACCCGATGCGGTCGCTCGGCTCCTCCGGCGTCTGGGAGCTGTTCCTGCCCGGCGTCGGCGAGGGCGAGCTGTACAAGTTCGAGATCACCCGGCCGGACGGGTCGAGGACGGTGCGCGCCGACCCGATGGCCCGGCGGACCGAGTGCCCGCCCGCCAACGCCTCGGTCGTGCACGAGTCGCACTACCGCTGGAAGGACGCCGACTGGATGGCCCGGCGCGGTGAGCGGCCGGTGCACGAGGCGCCGTTCTCGGTGTACGAGGTGCACCTGGCGTCCTGGCGCCCCGGCCTCACCTACCGCCAGCTCGCCGCCCAGCTCCCGGCCTACGTCAAGGACCTCGGCTTCACCCACGTCGAGTTCATGCCGGTCGCGGAGCACCCCTTCGGCGGCTCGTGGGGCTATCAGGTGACCGGTTTCTACGCGCCCACCGCCAGGATGGGCACGCCGGACGACTTCAAGTTCCTGATCGACGCGCTGCACCGGGCCGGTATCGGGGTGTTGATGGACTGGGTGCCGGCGCACTTCCCGCGCGACGACTGGGCGCTGGCGGAGTTCGACGGCCGCCCGCTGTACGAGCCGCAGGACCCGGCACGGGCCGCGCACCCGGACTGGGGAACCCTGGAGTTCGACTACGGCCGCACCGAGGTCCGCAACTTCCTGGTCGCCAACGCGGTGTACTGGTGCGAGGAGTTCCACATCGACGGGCTGCGGGTGGACGCCGTCGCCTCGATGCTCTATCTGGACTACTCGCGCGAGGACGGCGGCTGGACGCCGAACGTGCACGGCGGCCGGGAGAACCTCGACGCGGTGGCGTTCCTGCAGGAGATGAACGCGACGGTCTACCGGCGCTGTCCCGGGGTGGTGACCATCGCCGAGGAGTCCACGGCCTGGGACGGCGTCACCCGCGCCACGCACCACGTCGGGCCGGGCGGCTTCGGCGGGCTGGGCTTCGGGCTGAAGTGGAACATGGGCTGGATGCACGACTCGCTCGGCTACGTCTCCAAGGAGCCGGTGCACCGCAAGTACCACCACGGCGAGATGACCTTCTCGATGATCTACGCCTACTCCGAGAACTACGTGCTGCCGATCTCCCACGACGAGGTGGTGCACGGCAAGGGCGCGCTGGTGTCGAAGATGCCGGGCGACTGGTGGCAGCAGCGCGCCAACCACCGGGCCTACCTCGGCTTCATGTGGGCCCACCCGGGCAAGCAACTCCTCTTCATGGGGCAGGAGTTCGCCCAGGGCGCGGAGTGGGCGGAGAGCCACGGCCCGGACTGGTGGCTGCTGGACCCGTCCTACGACGCGGAGCCGGACCACCGCGGCGTACGGGATCTCGTCCGCGACCTCAACCGCCGCTACCTCGCCATTCCGGCCCTGTGGGAGCGCGACACCGACCCGGCCGGGTTCCGCTGGGTCGACGGCGACGCGAGCGAGGACAACGTCTTCTCCTTCCTGCGCTTCGCGGCCGACGGCTCCCCGCTGCTCTCGGTCACCAACTTCTCCCCGGTGGTACGCCACGCCTACCGGATCGGCGTGCCCGACGACGTCGCCGCCTGGCGGGAGGTCCTCAACACCGACGAGCCGCGCTACGGCGGCGGGGGCGTCGCCAACCCCGACCTCCTCAAGGCCGAGGCCACCCCGTGGAACGGGCGTACCGCCTCGCTCACCGCCGTCCTCCCGCCGCTGGCCACGCTCTGGCTCCGGCCCGCCTGACCCCCGCGCGGCACGGACCCGGCGGCCGGACATGCCGAAGGGGCGGGTGCCCGGTGGGCGCCCGCCCCTCCTCCCCTCCTCGCACGGCCCGGTTTCAGGCCCGGGCGGATTCCTTCGGCGCCCCGCCGTCGCGCGGTGCGGCGACCGCGCCGGCCACCGGTTCGTCCGCCGCGGCACCGTGCGCGGCACCGTGCGCGTCGACGGACAGCGTCTTCTCGTCGAACGGGATCCGGCCGGCGAGCACCTCGGCGGCCCGGGACGTGTCGATCTCCTTGGTCCAGGTGCCGATCAGGACGGTGGCCACCGCGTTGCCGGCGAAGTTGGTCAGGGCGCGCGCCTCGCTCATGAAGCGGTCGATGCCGACGATCAGGCCGACGCCGTCGACCAGTTCGGGGCGGTGCGACTGCAGACCGCCGGCGAGCGTGGCCAGGCCGGCGCCGGTGACGCCCGCCGCGCCCTTCGACGCGATGACCATGAAGACCAGCAGCGAGATCTGCTGACCGAGGGGCAGCGGCTTGCCCATCGCCTCGGCCACGAACAGCGAGGACATCGTCAGGTAGATGGCGGTGCCGTCGAGGTTGAAGCTGTAGCCGGTCGGCACGGTGATGCCGACCACCGGCTTGCTGACGCCGAGGTGCTCCATCTTCGCGATGAGCCGGGGCAGCGCAGACTCCGAGGAGGACGTGGAGAGGATCAGCAGGAACTCCCGGCCGAGGTACTTCAGCAGCTGGAAGATGTTGACCCCGGCGACCAGCCGGAGCAGCGTGCCGAGCACCACGATCACGAACAGCAGACAGGTGGTGTAGAAGCCGACCATGATGATCGCCAGCGACTTCAGCGCGTCCAGGCCGGTCTCGCCGACCACCGCCGCGATCGCGCCGAAGGCACCCACCGGCGCCACCCACATGATCATGGCCAGCACCCGGAAGACCAGCTTCTGGAGGTGCCCGACGCCGCGCAGCACCGGCTCGCCCGCCGAGCCCAGCGCCTGCAGGCCGAAGCCGACCAGCAGCGCCACCAGCAGCGTCTGCAGCACCTCACCCTGGGTGAAGGCGGAGACCAGGGTGGTGGGGATCATGCCGAGCAGGAACTCGGACAGCGACTCGCCGCCGCCCGACGTCTGCGCCTGCCCCGCGTGCCGCACGCTCTCGGTCAGGTGGAGACCGGAACCGGGGTCCAGCAGGTTGCCGACGACCAGGCCGATGGCCAGCGCCACGGTGGACATCACCATGAAGTAGCCGAGGGCCAGTCCGCCCACCGCGCCGACCTTGGCGGCCTTACGGACCGAGCCGACGCCCAGCACGATGGTGCAGAAGATGACGGGCGAGATCATCATCTTGATCAGGTTCACGAACCCGGTGCCGAGCGGCTTGAGCTCGACGGCCACCCCAGGGGCCGCGAAGCCCACGATGATGCCGAGCAGCACCGCCACGATGACGGCGATGTAGAGGAAATGGGTCCGGTCCCGCTTCCGGGGCGCGCTCTCCTCAGGGATGCCCTCACGCGGCGTTGTCTGTGCAGCCACGGCTGCCCTCCTCGGGTCTACGGTTGTGCGCTGATCTGCGGCTCTGCCACACAACAAGTCCCGGCGACTATGCACGCCGCTGTGGCGCTGGTCACCCTTGCGTACATTTCGTTCACGTAAAAGTGACCGGGCAGACTGTTCTGTATGCGACTCCCCCGCCCCCGCCGGCCTCGGTGGCCCGGCCGGCTGCGCGGCCCGCGCAGCCTCGCCGGCCAGCTCTTCGCCATGCAGGTGGTGCTGGTGGCGGCGGTCGTCGTGGGCTGCGCGGTCTTCGCGTACCTCAGCGCCGGCCGGCAGGCGGCGGAGACCGCCACCCGGCAGGCGACGGCGGTGGCCACCGCCGTCGCCGACTCCCCCGCCGTCGTCGCGGCGGTCCGCGGCAAGGACCCCACGGCCGTGCTCCAGCCGTACGCCGAGCGGCTGCGCCACGACGCGCACGTCGATTTCGTGGTGGTGATGACGCCGGGCGGGATCCGCTGGACGCACCCGGAGCCGTCCGCGATCGGCAGGAAGTACCTCGGGCACATCGGCCCCGCGCTGCACGGCAAGGTCTTCCCGGAGACCCACATGGGGGTGCTCGGCCCGTCCGTGCGCGTCGTCGCCCCGGTCCACGACCCGCGGCAGGGCGGCCGGATCACCGCGCTGGTCAGCGCCGGGATCACCATCGAGACCATCAGCGAGCAGCTGCGTGACCAGGTCCTGGCACTGGTCGGGGTGGCCGCGGCGGCGCTGGTGCTCGGCGGGGCGGGCACCTACGTCGTCAACGCCCGGCTGCGGCGGCACACCCACGGGATGAACGCCCGGGAACTCAGCCGGATGCACGACTACCACCAGGCCGCGCTGCACGCCGTACGCGAGGGACTGCTGATGCTGGACGGGGAGCGCAGGGTGGCCCTGATCAACGACGGCGGGCGGGAGCTGCTGGGGCTGTCCGGCGACGCGGTGGGCCTGCGGGTCACCGAGCTGGGGCTGCCGGAGGCGCTCACCGAGGCGCTGCTGGCGGCCGGCCCGCGCGTCGACGAACTGCATCTGACCGGCGAGCGGGTGCTGGTCGTCAACTCCGCCCCGGTCTCCGGCGGCGAGCGGCGCGGCAGCGTGGTCACCCTCCGCGACCACACCGAACTCCAGGCGCTGTCGGGCGAGTTGGACTCGGTGCGGGGGTTCGCCGAGGCGCTGCGCTCGCAGGCGCACGAGGCCGCCAACCGGCTGCACGCGGTCGTCTCGCTGATCGAGCTGGGGCGGGCCGAGGAGGCCGTGGAGTTCGCCACCGCCGAGCTGGAGCTGGCGCAGGCGCTGACCGACCAGGTCGTCGGCGCGGTCGCCGAGCCGGTGCTCGCGGCGCTGCTGCTGGGCAAGGCCGCCCAGGCCAACGAACGCGGCGTCGAGCTGGTCCTGACGCCCGACAGCCGGATCGATGACGGGCTGCTGCCGCCCGGGCTGCCGGCCCGCGACCTGGTGACGGTGCTGGGCAATCTGCTCGACAACGCCATCGAGGCCGCGGCCCCCGGCCCGGGGCACCTCCCCCCGGAGCCGCCCCGGGTGCGGGTCACCGCGCGGGCGGCCGGCGGCGAGCTGCTGCTGCGGGTGGCGGACAACGGCCCGGGGGTGGCCGCGGACGCCGCCGAGGAGATCTTCCGGCGCGGCTGGACCACCAAGCAGTCCACCACCGGCCACGGCCACGGGCTGGGCCTGGCCCTCGTCCAGCAGGCCGTACGGCGCAACGGCGGCACCGTCGCGC
The sequence above is a segment of the Streptomyces lydicus genome. Coding sequences within it:
- a CDS encoding cation:dicarboxylate symporter family transporter, translating into MAAQTTPREGIPEESAPRKRDRTHFLYIAVIVAVLLGIIVGFAAPGVAVELKPLGTGFVNLIKMMISPVIFCTIVLGVGSVRKAAKVGAVGGLALGYFMVMSTVALAIGLVVGNLLDPGSGLHLTESVRHAGQAQTSGGGESLSEFLLGMIPTTLVSAFTQGEVLQTLLVALLVGFGLQALGSAGEPVLRGVGHLQKLVFRVLAMIMWVAPVGAFGAIAAVVGETGLDALKSLAIIMVGFYTTCLLFVIVVLGTLLRLVAGVNIFQLLKYLGREFLLILSTSSSESALPRLIAKMEHLGVSKPVVGITVPTGYSFNLDGTAIYLTMSSLFVAEAMGKPLPLGQQISLLVFMVIASKGAAGVTGAGLATLAGGLQSHRPELVDGVGLIVGIDRFMSEARALTNFAGNAVATVLIGTWTKEIDTSRAAEVLAGRIPFDEKTLSVDAHGAAHGAAADEPVAGAVAAPRDGGAPKESARA
- a CDS encoding maltokinase N-terminal cap-like domain-containing protein encodes the protein MSDTAPTRATRNSPDRRPLVTAPDLLSSLVPLLAEWVPRQRWFAGKGRLLTGFTLLSATELLPCTGDGTAPGLLQLLVRAQQSAPPSRTPAGGDCYQLLLGVHPAPAPQLAPAVIGRPGGGPLRGRTVYDALLDNRLCGLLLERLRVPGRLGGLRFCREADVDIPSGLPARPIAVEQSNSSIVYGDSFILKVFRRIEPGVNPDLELPRALADAKCARVPAPAAWFESATADESGEATTLGVLQPFLAGSADGWQLALNALAVRADFTGSARALGHATAEVHTALAQTLPTTELRRPQLDVIAAQMHQRLEATARAVPVLQPYRARLRTAFDELAAVGHDGRSWAAQRIHGDLHLGQTLRTADEGRWSLIDFEGEPARPLAERRRPQPAVRDVAAMLRSFDYAARSGPAGGDPWALEWARRTRDAYCLGYAEAGGLDPRSAPELMRAYETDKAVYEVLYEARHRPDWLAVPMAAIRRLAAGGVPAVGVDGSGPARSPGSDGRG
- the treS gene encoding maltose alpha-D-glucosyltransferase, whose amino-acid sequence is MIVNEPVPDTFEDTPAKDRDPDWFKRAVFYEVLVRSFQDSNGDGIGDLKGITAKLDYLQWLGVDCLWLPPFFKSPLRDGGYDVADYTAVLPEFGDLADFVEFVDAAHHRGMRVIIDMVMNHTSDQHPWFQESRTDPEGPYGDYYVWADDDKQYADARIIFVDTEASNWTFDPVRKQYYWHRFFSHQPDLNYENPAVQEEMISALRFWLDLGIDGFRLDAVPYLYAEEGTNCENLPASHAFLKRVREEVDKHYPDTVLLAEANQWPEDVVDYFGDYAVGGDECHMAFHFPVMPRIFMAVRRESRYPVSEILAKTPAIPSGCQWGIFLRNHDELTLEMVTDEERDYMYAEYAKDPRMRANIGIRRRLAPLLDNDRNQIELFTALLLSLPGSPILYYGDEIGMGDNIWLGDRDAVRTPMQWTPDRNAGFSSCDPGRLFLPTIMDPVYGYQVTNVEAAMSSPSSLLHWTRRMIEIRKQNPAFGLGSYTELSSTNPAVLAFLREAPGTDGADDDLVLCVHNFSRFAQPTELDLRSFSGRHPVELIGGVRFPAIGELPYLLTLAGHGFYWFRLRRNPAPTGGNTAGRPA
- the glgB gene encoding 1,4-alpha-glucan branching enzyme; translation: MRAAAPLSDEDRGRLLGGAHHDPHGLLGAHPVRGGLLIRVLRPHARSVTVVGKGLRAGLVPEGDGLFAGVLPLRTVPEYELLVDYGDGPVTVRDPYRFLPALGELDLHLFAEGRHEQLWQALGARTMEHQGVTGTRFTVWAPNARGVRVVGDFNYWDGTAHPMRSLGSSGVWELFLPGVGEGELYKFEITRPDGSRTVRADPMARRTECPPANASVVHESHYRWKDADWMARRGERPVHEAPFSVYEVHLASWRPGLTYRQLAAQLPAYVKDLGFTHVEFMPVAEHPFGGSWGYQVTGFYAPTARMGTPDDFKFLIDALHRAGIGVLMDWVPAHFPRDDWALAEFDGRPLYEPQDPARAAHPDWGTLEFDYGRTEVRNFLVANAVYWCEEFHIDGLRVDAVASMLYLDYSREDGGWTPNVHGGRENLDAVAFLQEMNATVYRRCPGVVTIAEESTAWDGVTRATHHVGPGGFGGLGFGLKWNMGWMHDSLGYVSKEPVHRKYHHGEMTFSMIYAYSENYVLPISHDEVVHGKGALVSKMPGDWWQQRANHRAYLGFMWAHPGKQLLFMGQEFAQGAEWAESHGPDWWLLDPSYDAEPDHRGVRDLVRDLNRRYLAIPALWERDTDPAGFRWVDGDASEDNVFSFLRFAADGSPLLSVTNFSPVVRHAYRIGVPDDVAAWREVLNTDEPRYGGGGVANPDLLKAEATPWNGRTASLTAVLPPLATLWLRPA
- a CDS encoding sensor histidine kinase, with the protein product MRLPRPRRPRWPGRLRGPRSLAGQLFAMQVVLVAAVVVGCAVFAYLSAGRQAAETATRQATAVATAVADSPAVVAAVRGKDPTAVLQPYAERLRHDAHVDFVVVMTPGGIRWTHPEPSAIGRKYLGHIGPALHGKVFPETHMGVLGPSVRVVAPVHDPRQGGRITALVSAGITIETISEQLRDQVLALVGVAAAALVLGGAGTYVVNARLRRHTHGMNARELSRMHDYHQAALHAVREGLLMLDGERRVALINDGGRELLGLSGDAVGLRVTELGLPEALTEALLAAGPRVDELHLTGERVLVVNSAPVSGGERRGSVVTLRDHTELQALSGELDSVRGFAEALRSQAHEAANRLHAVVSLIELGRAEEAVEFATAELELAQALTDQVVGAVAEPVLAALLLGKAAQANERGVELVLTPDSRIDDGLLPPGLPARDLVTVLGNLLDNAIEAAAPGPGHLPPEPPRVRVTARAAGGELLLRVADNGPGVAADAAEEIFRRGWTTKQSTTGHGHGLGLALVQQAVRRNGGTVALDPAPEGGACFTVRLPLRSEAAA